Proteins encoded within one genomic window of Streptomyces taklimakanensis:
- a CDS encoding sugar ABC transporter permease produces MKHVATTSRVGRPGIAWAVPGVLFFALFAVGPMLLVVYLSFTTWDGLGSFPSVSGTDNWERLFDDPTMRQAVKLSIILTAASWLIQTPISLLLGVWSAGRQKNRAVLSAIFFLPLLASSVALALLWKSLLDPNFGLIAEIGPWIGIENGNVFADGTSAMAAVAFVASWQFIPFHTLLYQGGARQIPKSFYEAASLDGAGTVRQFFTITLPQLRNTVITSSVLMVVGALTFFDTVLILTEGGPGTDTTIVPYLMYETGFQAYDMGYASAIATTLVIVATAISLLMVRISGFTAMRSTREGM; encoded by the coding sequence GTGAAGCACGTCGCGACCACGTCGCGTGTGGGCCGCCCGGGCATCGCCTGGGCGGTCCCCGGCGTGTTGTTCTTTGCCCTGTTCGCCGTCGGTCCCATGCTGCTGGTCGTCTACCTCTCCTTCACCACCTGGGACGGCCTGGGCAGCTTCCCCTCCGTGAGCGGCACCGACAACTGGGAACGGCTGTTCGACGACCCCACGATGCGGCAGGCCGTGAAGCTGAGCATCATCCTCACCGCCGCCAGTTGGCTGATCCAGACCCCCATCTCCCTGCTGCTGGGAGTGTGGTCCGCGGGCCGCCAGAAGAACCGGGCCGTCCTCAGCGCGATCTTCTTCCTGCCGCTGCTGGCCTCCTCGGTGGCGCTGGCCCTGCTGTGGAAGTCGCTGCTGGACCCCAACTTCGGTCTGATCGCCGAGATCGGCCCGTGGATCGGCATCGAGAACGGCAACGTGTTCGCCGACGGGACGAGCGCCATGGCCGCGGTCGCCTTCGTCGCCTCCTGGCAGTTCATCCCGTTCCACACCCTGCTCTACCAGGGCGGCGCCCGGCAGATCCCCAAGTCCTTCTACGAGGCCGCCTCCCTCGACGGAGCGGGAACCGTCCGGCAGTTCTTCACCATCACCCTGCCGCAGCTGCGCAACACCGTCATCACCTCCTCGGTGCTGATGGTCGTCGGCGCGCTGACCTTCTTCGACACCGTCCTCATCCTGACCGAGGGCGGACCGGGAACGGATACCACGATCGTTCCCTACCTGATGTACGAGACCGGTTTCCAGGCGTACGACATGGGCTACGCGAGCGCCATCGCCACCACCCTCGTGATCGTCGCCACGGCCATCTCCCTGCTGATGGTCCGGATCTCCGGCTTCACCGCCATGCGCAGCACCCGGGAGGGGATGTGA
- a CDS encoding alpha/beta fold hydrolase — MYETIRVRVGDRTLCCLDFGGAGVPVLALHGTFGRGSVFARAARDLAGRARIVAPDQRGHGLSDRAADYGRDGFVEDAAHLLRELGLAPAVVLGHSLGGITAYQLAARHPKLVRALVVEDVGPVMREPEIARPVLDVRGWPATGRTREELARRVEEAGAPDSAYFLHSAVQDGDRWRLLFDWDDMTAVQEGGTGDWWADWLGSTCPALVLHGGRSPLLPAWLAREMTERRPRTRLVTFPSAGHWVHDDAPEDFARAVADFLDAPG; from the coding sequence ATGTACGAGACGATTCGGGTCCGCGTCGGCGACCGCACCCTGTGCTGCCTCGACTTCGGCGGTGCCGGCGTCCCCGTCCTCGCCCTCCACGGCACCTTCGGCCGCGGTTCGGTCTTCGCCCGAGCGGCCCGCGACCTCGCCGGCCGGGCCCGGATCGTGGCGCCCGACCAGCGCGGTCACGGACTCAGCGACCGGGCGGCCGACTACGGGCGCGACGGTTTCGTCGAGGACGCCGCCCACCTGCTGCGCGAGCTGGGCCTGGCCCCCGCCGTCGTCCTCGGGCACTCCCTGGGCGGCATCACCGCCTACCAGTTGGCCGCCCGCCACCCGAAGCTGGTGCGCGCGCTCGTCGTCGAGGACGTGGGGCCGGTGATGCGCGAGCCCGAGATCGCCCGGCCGGTCCTGGACGTGCGGGGGTGGCCGGCCACCGGCCGCACCCGGGAGGAGCTCGCCCGCCGCGTCGAGGAGGCCGGTGCCCCCGACAGCGCCTACTTCCTGCACAGCGCGGTCCAGGACGGCGACCGTTGGCGGTTGCTGTTCGACTGGGACGACATGACGGCCGTCCAGGAGGGCGGCACCGGCGACTGGTGGGCGGACTGGCTGGGCTCCACCTGCCCCGCGCTGGTGCTGCACGGCGGCAGGAGCCCCCTGTTGCCCGCGTGGTTGGCGCGGGAGATGACCGAGCGCCGTCCCCGCACCCGGCTGGTCACCTTTCCGTCGGCCGGGCACTGGGTCCACGACGACGCCCCGGAGGACTTCGCCCGTGCCGTCGCCGACTTCCTCGACGCGCCGGGGTGA
- a CDS encoding alkaline phosphatase PhoX, with amino-acid sequence MERRTFLRGAVLAGSVAAFGGSLWRGAAHAAPAQPGPSPYGSLLPADANGVRLPRGFTSRVIARSGRRVSGTSHTWHNAPDGGACYATDGGGWIYVSNSEVTPGGGAGAVRFDSAGNVTDAYRVLSNTRQNCAGGKTPWNTWLSCEEVDRGYVYETDPWGVNPAVRRDAMGRFKHEAAAADPVRKVIYLTEDVSDGCLYRFRPHTWGVLSSGTLEVLTGGSGTSGSIGWAPVPDPSASSTATRHQVAAAKHFNGGEGCHYADGSCWFTTKGDGRVWRLDAAHDTVELAYDDSLVSGSAPLTGVDNVTGSASGDLFVAEDGGTMEICVITPDGVVAPFLQVTGQSSSEITGPAFSPDGSRLYFSSQRGTSGSSSGGITYEVTGPFRS; translated from the coding sequence GTGGAACGTCGCACCTTCCTGCGCGGAGCCGTACTCGCCGGATCGGTCGCCGCCTTCGGCGGCTCCCTGTGGCGCGGCGCCGCGCACGCCGCGCCCGCCCAACCCGGCCCCAGCCCCTACGGGAGCCTCCTGCCGGCCGACGCCAACGGCGTCCGGCTGCCCCGGGGCTTCACCAGTCGGGTGATCGCCCGTTCCGGGCGGAGGGTTTCCGGCACCTCCCACACCTGGCACAACGCCCCCGACGGCGGCGCCTGCTACGCCACCGACGGGGGAGGGTGGATCTACGTCTCCAACTCCGAGGTCACCCCCGGCGGCGGCGCGGGCGCCGTCCGCTTCGACTCCGCCGGGAACGTCACCGACGCCTACCGCGTCCTGTCGAACACCCGTCAGAACTGCGCCGGCGGCAAGACCCCGTGGAACACCTGGCTCTCCTGCGAGGAGGTGGACCGCGGCTACGTCTACGAGACCGACCCGTGGGGCGTGAACCCCGCCGTCCGCCGCGACGCCATGGGCCGTTTCAAGCACGAGGCGGCGGCCGCCGACCCGGTCCGGAAGGTGATCTACCTGACCGAGGACGTCTCCGACGGTTGCCTCTACCGCTTCCGCCCGCACACCTGGGGCGTGCTGTCCTCGGGCACCCTGGAGGTGCTGACGGGCGGCTCGGGCACCTCCGGTTCGATCGGCTGGGCACCCGTCCCCGACCCGTCCGCCTCCTCCACCGCCACCCGCCACCAGGTCGCGGCCGCCAAGCACTTCAACGGCGGCGAGGGCTGCCACTACGCCGACGGCAGCTGCTGGTTCACCACCAAGGGCGACGGCCGGGTCTGGCGGCTCGACGCGGCGCACGACACCGTCGAACTCGCCTACGACGACTCCCTGGTCTCCGGCAGCGCCCCGTTGACCGGCGTGGACAACGTCACCGGCTCGGCCTCCGGCGACCTGTTCGTCGCCGAGGACGGCGGCACCATGGAGATCTGCGTGATCACCCCGGACGGCGTGGTCGCGCCCTTCCTCCAGGTCACCGGCCAGTCGTCCTCGGAGATCACCGGCCCGGCCTTCTCGCCGGACGGCAGCCGGCTGTACTTCTCCAGCCAGCGCGGCACCAGCGGCAGCAGCTCGGGCGGCATCACCTACGAGGTGACCGGCCCGTTCCGCTCCTGA
- a CDS encoding LacI family DNA-binding transcriptional regulator, giving the protein MADAAATTAGRVAEQRGASKVEQKVTITAIAQEAGVSVPTVSRVVNGRSDVAPATRARVEELLRQYGYRRRTASSGDRPALIDLVFNDLDSPWAVEIIRGVEETTHEVGFGTVVSAIHDRAGSARQWMRNLRARASGGVILVTSVLEPVLHEELHRLGVPLVVVDPSGSPALDAPTVGATNWAGGMSATEHLLELGHRRIGFIAGPPRLLCSRARLDGYRAALEAAGVAVDERLMVPGDFYHESGFTGCNRLMDLDRPPTALFAASDQMALGAIEALRRRGMRVPEDVSIVGFDDLPEVRWSAPPLTTVRQPLVEMGKVAARTVLRQARGEEIDSPRVELATELVVRASTAPPAA; this is encoded by the coding sequence ATGGCTGACGCCGCGGCCACGACGGCGGGCAGGGTCGCCGAGCAACGGGGCGCGTCCAAAGTGGAACAGAAGGTGACGATCACGGCGATCGCCCAGGAGGCGGGGGTCTCGGTGCCCACCGTCTCGCGGGTGGTCAACGGCCGTTCCGATGTCGCCCCGGCGACCCGGGCCAGGGTCGAGGAGCTGCTGCGGCAGTACGGCTACCGGCGCCGCACCGCCTCGTCCGGCGACCGTCCCGCCCTGATCGACCTGGTCTTCAACGACCTGGACAGCCCGTGGGCCGTGGAGATCATCCGCGGTGTGGAGGAGACCACGCACGAGGTGGGCTTCGGCACGGTGGTCTCGGCGATCCACGACCGCGCGGGCTCGGCCCGGCAGTGGATGCGCAATCTGCGGGCCCGCGCCTCGGGCGGGGTGATCCTGGTGACCTCCGTCCTGGAGCCGGTCCTCCACGAGGAGCTGCACCGACTGGGCGTGCCGCTGGTCGTGGTGGACCCCTCCGGCTCGCCCGCCCTGGACGCCCCGACCGTCGGCGCCACCAACTGGGCCGGCGGGATGTCCGCCACCGAGCACCTGCTGGAGCTGGGGCACCGTCGGATCGGGTTCATCGCCGGGCCGCCGAGACTGCTGTGCAGCCGGGCCCGCCTGGACGGCTACCGGGCCGCGCTGGAGGCCGCGGGAGTGGCCGTGGACGAGCGGCTGATGGTGCCGGGCGACTTCTACCACGAGTCGGGCTTCACCGGCTGCAACCGGCTGATGGACCTGGACAGGCCGCCGACCGCCCTGTTCGCGGCCAGCGACCAGATGGCGCTGGGCGCGATCGAGGCGCTGCGGCGGCGCGGCATGCGGGTGCCGGAGGACGTGAGCATCGTCGGCTTCGACGACCTGCCGGAGGTCCGCTGGTCGGCCCCGCCGCTGACCACGGTCCGTCAGCCGCTGGTGGAGATGGGCAAGGTGGCGGCGCGCACCGTGCTGCGCCAGGCGCGCGGCGAGGAGATCGACTCCCCGCGCGTGGAGCTCGCCACCGAGCTGGTCGTGCGCGCCAGCACGGCGCCGCCGGCCGCCTGA
- a CDS encoding carbohydrate ABC transporter permease: MKTATRPDHRPSPSAPSGPPAPQVRNDRGVRGRLRGVRKWNIPAGVAALLWLVVVGLPLYVLVLATLRTNEAYYDKGALSLPGGLTLDNYRKVLEGDFFTYLLNTAIVTAATAAIVIVLSVGVGYTVVRTLSRTSQRVFQFFLLGLAIPAQAVIVPVYLLITEMQLYDSLLAIILPISAFCLPVCVLILAGTMRDIEEEMYESMALEGASQTRILLQLVVPLSRGGISTVGVYAALQAWNNFLFPLILTQSRDTKVLTLGLYDYVGQFRVDIPALLAAVVLSIVPIFVVYLFARRQLINGLMGAGGR; encoded by the coding sequence GTGAAGACCGCCACCCGGCCGGACCACCGGCCCTCCCCGAGCGCCCCGTCCGGCCCGCCGGCCCCGCAGGTCCGCAACGACCGGGGGGTGCGCGGCAGGCTCCGCGGCGTCCGCAAGTGGAACATCCCGGCGGGCGTCGCCGCCCTCCTGTGGCTGGTCGTCGTCGGCCTGCCGCTGTACGTGCTGGTCCTCGCCACCCTGCGGACCAACGAGGCCTACTACGACAAGGGCGCGCTCTCCCTGCCCGGCGGCCTGACGCTGGACAACTACCGGAAGGTGCTGGAAGGCGACTTCTTCACCTACCTGCTCAACACCGCGATCGTCACGGCCGCCACCGCCGCGATCGTCATCGTGCTCTCGGTGGGCGTCGGCTACACCGTCGTGCGCACCCTCAGCCGGACCTCCCAGCGGGTCTTCCAGTTCTTCCTGCTGGGCCTGGCCATCCCCGCCCAGGCGGTGATCGTCCCCGTCTACCTGCTGATCACCGAGATGCAGTTGTACGACAGCCTGCTGGCGATCATCCTGCCCATCTCGGCGTTCTGCCTGCCCGTCTGCGTACTGATCCTGGCGGGCACCATGCGGGACATCGAGGAGGAGATGTACGAGTCGATGGCCCTGGAGGGCGCGAGCCAGACCCGCATCCTCCTCCAGCTCGTGGTGCCGCTCTCCCGGGGCGGAATCTCCACGGTCGGCGTCTACGCGGCGCTGCAGGCCTGGAACAACTTCCTCTTCCCGCTGATCCTCACCCAGTCGCGGGACACCAAGGTGCTCACCCTCGGCCTCTACGACTACGTGGGCCAGTTCCGGGTGGACATCCCGGCACTGCTCGCCGCGGTCGTGCTGTCGATCGTGCCGATCTTCGTCGTGTACCTCTTCGCGCGCCGTCAGCTCATCAACGGCCTCATGGGGGCCGGCGGGCGCTGA
- a CDS encoding beta-glucosidase family protein has translation MHHHPWQDTSRPSEERAADLLSRMTLEEKLAQLSSIWPGSEAEGEDVAPFQHEVSEAVDLDGLLPHGLGQLTRPFGTAPVDPTEGARALADFQSRVAAANRFGIPALAHEECLTGFTAWQATVFPTPLAWGATFDPALVREMSAAIGASMRSVGIHQGLSPVLDVVRDPRWGRTEESIGEDPYLVATVATAYVAGLESAGIVATLKHFAGYSASRGGRNHAPVSIGPRELADVILPPFEMALREGGARSVMHAYNDLDGVPAAASPDLLTGLLREEWGFTGTVVADYFGISFLERNHRVADSPARAGALALAAGVDVELPSVRCYGEPLLKAVRSGEVSEELVDRAVLRVLRQKCELGLLDPDWKPTVPEGKVDLDPPAMRELARRVAEESVVLLDNRRDVLPLSPTARIAVVGPYADERSAMLGCYTFPRHVGVEHPDLALGVEIPTLLDSLGAELPGADLTASPEDADIVVAVLGDRSGLFGRGTSGEGCDAEDLTLPDGQAAFLDELLERTDKPVVLVLLTGRPYALGRWDGRLAAVVQAFFPGEEGGPAVAGVLTGRIDPSGRLPVSVPRGNGGQPWTYLAPPLGLKGAASNLDPTPLYPFGHGLSYTTFAWEGAGADTDALPTDGGTRVRLTVRNTGERAGTEVVQLYLHDPVARTVQPVSRLVGYARVALEPGQAAEVVFDFHADLASYTERPGRRIVEPGAVELRLAASSADVRHTVPLTLTGEERTVGHDRRMTCGAEVRVLRP, from the coding sequence ATGCATCACCACCCCTGGCAGGACACCTCCCGACCCTCGGAGGAACGCGCTGCCGACCTGCTGTCCCGGATGACGCTGGAGGAGAAGCTCGCCCAGCTCTCCAGCATCTGGCCCGGGTCCGAGGCCGAAGGCGAGGACGTCGCTCCGTTCCAGCACGAGGTCTCCGAGGCCGTCGACCTGGACGGGCTGCTGCCCCACGGCCTGGGGCAGCTCACCCGCCCCTTCGGCACCGCGCCCGTGGACCCGACCGAAGGGGCCCGGGCGCTGGCGGACTTCCAGTCCCGGGTCGCCGCCGCGAACCGGTTCGGCATCCCGGCCCTGGCCCACGAGGAGTGCCTGACCGGGTTCACCGCCTGGCAGGCCACCGTCTTCCCCACCCCGCTGGCCTGGGGCGCCACCTTCGACCCCGCGCTGGTGCGCGAGATGTCCGCCGCCATCGGCGCCTCGATGCGCTCGGTCGGCATCCACCAGGGCCTCTCCCCCGTCCTGGACGTGGTGCGCGATCCGCGCTGGGGCCGCACCGAGGAGTCCATCGGCGAGGACCCCTACCTGGTGGCGACCGTGGCCACCGCCTACGTGGCGGGCCTGGAGTCGGCCGGGATCGTGGCCACCCTCAAGCACTTCGCCGGCTACTCCGCCTCCCGCGGCGGCCGCAACCACGCGCCCGTCTCCATCGGCCCGCGCGAACTGGCCGACGTGATCCTGCCGCCGTTCGAGATGGCGCTGCGCGAGGGCGGCGCCCGTTCGGTCATGCACGCCTACAACGACCTCGACGGCGTGCCGGCCGCGGCCAGCCCCGATCTGCTGACCGGGCTGCTCCGCGAGGAGTGGGGATTCACCGGCACGGTCGTCGCCGACTACTTCGGCATCTCCTTCCTGGAGCGCAACCACCGCGTCGCCGATTCCCCCGCCCGTGCCGGCGCCCTGGCCCTGGCGGCGGGCGTCGACGTGGAGCTGCCGAGCGTGCGCTGCTACGGCGAGCCCCTGCTGAAGGCCGTGCGCTCCGGCGAGGTCTCCGAGGAGCTGGTGGACCGGGCCGTGCTGCGGGTCCTGCGGCAGAAGTGCGAGCTGGGCCTGCTGGACCCCGACTGGAAGCCCACCGTGCCGGAGGGGAAGGTCGACCTGGACCCGCCGGCCATGCGGGAGCTGGCCCGGCGCGTGGCCGAGGAGTCGGTCGTCCTGCTGGACAACCGCCGGGACGTGCTGCCGCTGTCCCCCACGGCCCGGATCGCCGTGGTCGGCCCGTACGCCGACGAGCGGTCCGCCATGCTCGGTTGCTACACCTTCCCCCGGCACGTGGGCGTGGAGCACCCCGACCTGGCCCTGGGCGTGGAGATCCCCACGCTGCTGGACTCGCTGGGCGCCGAGCTGCCCGGGGCGGACCTCACCGCCTCCCCCGAGGACGCCGACATCGTCGTCGCCGTCCTCGGCGACCGCTCCGGCCTCTTCGGTCGCGGCACCTCCGGCGAGGGCTGCGACGCCGAGGACCTCACCCTCCCCGACGGCCAGGCCGCGTTCCTGGACGAGCTGCTGGAGCGCACCGACAAGCCCGTGGTGCTGGTGCTGCTCACCGGACGCCCCTACGCGCTCGGCCGCTGGGACGGCCGGCTCGCCGCCGTGGTGCAGGCGTTCTTCCCCGGCGAGGAGGGCGGCCCGGCCGTCGCCGGAGTGCTCACCGGACGGATCGACCCCTCCGGCCGACTCCCGGTCAGCGTGCCGCGCGGCAACGGCGGCCAGCCCTGGACGTACCTGGCGCCGCCGCTGGGTCTCAAGGGCGCGGCCAGCAACCTCGACCCGACGCCGCTGTACCCCTTCGGGCACGGTCTGTCGTACACCACCTTCGCCTGGGAGGGGGCCGGCGCCGACACCGACGCCCTCCCCACCGACGGCGGCACGCGCGTGCGTCTGACCGTGCGCAACACCGGGGAGCGGGCGGGCACCGAGGTCGTCCAGCTCTACCTGCACGATCCCGTGGCCCGCACCGTCCAGCCGGTCAGCCGGCTGGTCGGCTACGCACGGGTGGCGCTGGAGCCGGGGCAGGCGGCGGAGGTCGTCTTCGACTTCCACGCCGACCTGGCCTCCTACACCGAGCGGCCCGGCCGGCGGATCGTCGAGCCCGGCGCCGTGGAGCTGCGCCTGGCGGCCTCCAGCGCCGACGTCCGCCACACCGTGCCGCTGACCCTGACCGGGGAGGAGCGCACGGTCGGGCACGACCGTCGGATGACCTGCGGGGCCGAGGTACGCGTCCTGCGGCCCTGA
- a CDS encoding ABC transporter substrate-binding protein, which produces MRTAVQGPARGGRKGTRRHRAAALTATALAASLVLTACGSGGPGEESSDAALEVWVYQDASVTVQQAAVERFNEKSDIKAELVEVPGQNYQDKMRSAMGTPNAPDIFFNWGGGSIANFVEKDMLVDLTPELKKDTEFRDSFIPAILNEGKIDDKYYGIPMRGMQPVMLFYNKKVFKEAGVEPPKTWDDLLDLVDTFKKEGVTPFALAGTTPWTELMWVEYLLDRIGGAEVFDRIRGGDSSAWGDPAVLETARTIQDLVDRGAFGNKYQSVDYDSGAASTLLAKDKAAMFLMGSWEYSTQQSNNPDFAKSDLGWTTFPAMPDGKGDPRNVVGNPTNYWSVNSSLKGERREAAIEFLKTTAEEAYVKDMVENGEVPATTDAEEQLASHPAPDFALSAYDLALDAPSYTLSWDQALPAQQASPMLTNIQKLFNKQLDPEKFVDAMKALK; this is translated from the coding sequence ATGCGAACAGCAGTACAGGGCCCGGCCAGAGGTGGCCGCAAGGGAACCCGGCGGCACCGCGCCGCCGCGCTGACGGCGACCGCGCTGGCCGCCTCGTTGGTGCTCACCGCCTGCGGCAGCGGCGGTCCCGGTGAAGAGTCGTCGGACGCGGCCCTGGAGGTCTGGGTCTACCAGGACGCCTCGGTCACGGTGCAGCAGGCGGCCGTCGAGCGGTTCAACGAGAAGTCGGACATCAAGGCCGAGCTCGTCGAGGTGCCCGGGCAGAACTACCAGGACAAGATGCGCAGTGCCATGGGCACCCCCAACGCCCCCGACATCTTCTTCAACTGGGGTGGCGGCAGCATCGCCAACTTCGTCGAGAAGGACATGCTGGTCGATCTGACCCCCGAGCTGAAGAAGGACACCGAGTTCAGGGACTCGTTCATCCCGGCGATCCTGAACGAGGGCAAGATCGACGACAAGTACTACGGCATCCCGATGCGCGGCATGCAGCCGGTGATGCTCTTCTACAACAAGAAGGTCTTCAAGGAGGCCGGCGTCGAGCCGCCGAAGACCTGGGACGACCTGCTCGACCTGGTCGACACCTTCAAGAAGGAGGGCGTCACCCCCTTCGCGCTCGCCGGCACCACGCCCTGGACCGAGCTGATGTGGGTGGAGTACCTGCTGGACCGCATCGGCGGCGCCGAGGTCTTCGACCGCATCCGGGGCGGCGACTCCTCCGCCTGGGGCGACCCGGCCGTCCTGGAGACCGCCCGGACCATCCAGGACCTCGTGGACCGCGGCGCGTTCGGCAACAAGTACCAGTCGGTCGACTACGACTCCGGCGCCGCCTCCACCCTCCTGGCCAAGGACAAGGCCGCCATGTTCCTGATGGGCAGCTGGGAGTACTCCACCCAGCAGTCCAACAACCCGGACTTCGCCAAGTCCGACCTGGGCTGGACCACCTTCCCGGCGATGCCCGACGGCAAGGGCGACCCCCGGAACGTGGTGGGCAACCCCACCAACTACTGGTCGGTCAACTCCAGCCTGAAGGGCGAGAGGCGCGAGGCCGCCATCGAGTTCCTCAAGACCACCGCCGAGGAGGCGTACGTCAAGGACATGGTGGAGAACGGTGAGGTGCCCGCCACCACCGACGCCGAGGAGCAGCTCGCCAGCCACCCGGCCCCCGACTTCGCCCTCTCCGCGTACGACCTGGCCCTCGACGCCCCGTCCTACACCCTCTCCTGGGACCAGGCGCTGCCGGCCCAGCAGGCCTCGCCGATGTTGACCAACATCCAGAAGCTGTTCAACAAGCAGCTCGACCCCGAAAAGTTCGTCGACGCAATGAAGGCTCTCAAGTGA